In a genomic window of Microterricola viridarii:
- a CDS encoding alpha/beta hydrolase: protein MKSKPALVGRSRRTRAFAVLAAACTGLLATALLSGFHIGVHEIQPESGTTTSELVTPEIIGIRTFAAPTDIRVTEDVVYGTRADGTLLTLDVCAPAEAGTERPAVLSIHGGSWARGDKANADWRAVCQWLASEGFVAYSLNYRLVPESLFPAAIDDVELAARWVRAPANAERFGIDPARLGAFGGSAGGNLAALLGTRGTGPLDRGSRVAAVAELSAPIDLRRAAVVRDGGNALVQDIISRYLGCAEWALCPQAEDASPSTFIDQSDPPFLIGHADAEFIPLAQSQNFAAALAAAGVGVELVTAPGDDHSIGILDAAMRERVAAFFHDALAGAAPQRAALSGGAGPGSSR, encoded by the coding sequence GTGAAATCGAAGCCCGCCCTCGTCGGCCGCTCGCGCCGCACACGGGCGTTTGCCGTGCTCGCCGCGGCCTGCACCGGGCTGCTCGCCACCGCCCTGCTCAGCGGTTTCCACATCGGGGTGCACGAGATCCAGCCGGAATCGGGCACGACGACGTCGGAGCTCGTCACGCCGGAGATCATCGGGATCCGCACCTTCGCGGCCCCGACCGACATCCGTGTCACCGAGGACGTGGTGTACGGCACGCGGGCCGACGGCACCCTGCTCACCCTCGACGTCTGCGCGCCGGCCGAGGCCGGCACCGAGCGGCCGGCGGTGCTCTCCATTCACGGCGGCAGCTGGGCGCGCGGCGACAAGGCCAACGCCGACTGGCGCGCGGTCTGCCAGTGGCTGGCCAGCGAAGGCTTCGTGGCCTACTCGCTGAACTACCGGCTGGTGCCGGAGAGCCTGTTCCCCGCCGCGATCGACGACGTCGAGCTCGCCGCCCGCTGGGTGCGCGCCCCCGCCAATGCGGAGCGCTTCGGCATCGACCCGGCACGGCTGGGCGCCTTCGGCGGCTCGGCCGGCGGCAACCTGGCCGCGCTGCTCGGCACCCGCGGCACCGGGCCGCTCGACCGCGGCAGCCGGGTCGCGGCGGTCGCCGAGCTCTCGGCGCCGATCGACCTGCGCCGGGCCGCCGTGGTGCGCGATGGCGGCAACGCGCTCGTGCAGGACATCATCAGCCGGTACCTCGGCTGCGCGGAGTGGGCGCTCTGCCCGCAGGCGGAGGACGCCTCCCCCTCGACGTTCATCGACCAGAGCGACCCGCCGTTCCTCATCGGTCACGCCGACGCGGAGTTCATCCCGCTGGCCCAGTCGCAGAACTTCGCCGCCGCCCTCGCTGCCGCCGGCGTCGGCGTGGAGCTCGTCACCGCTCCCGGCGACGACCACTCCATCGGCATCCTCGACGCTGCGATGCGCGAGCGCGTCGCGGCGTTCTTCCACGACGCGCTCGCCGGGGCCGCGCCCCAGCGAGCTGCGCTCAGCGGTGGGGCCGGCCCGGGGTCTAGCCGTTGA
- a CDS encoding GNAT family N-acetyltransferase, translated as MTTAELRPTAPRPALSIDVEAPRQDELLALLEQSTVYARSLGYPPESNFLLDVDALERSSVRVYVARDEGGRALGLAALVALEPDADGGRPGDAELKRMFVGERARGLGVAGALLRRIEADAAERGIRRLVLETGDLHASALALYGKHGYREIPQFGQYIGEAHSICLAKPLAGE; from the coding sequence ATGACGACAGCAGAACTCCGCCCGACCGCACCCAGGCCCGCCCTGAGCATCGACGTCGAGGCACCGCGCCAAGACGAGCTGCTGGCGCTGCTCGAGCAGAGCACGGTCTACGCCCGGAGCCTCGGCTACCCGCCGGAGAGCAACTTCCTGCTCGACGTCGACGCACTGGAGCGCTCGAGTGTGCGCGTCTATGTCGCCCGCGACGAGGGCGGCCGTGCGCTCGGCCTCGCGGCGCTCGTCGCGCTGGAGCCGGATGCCGACGGCGGCCGGCCCGGCGACGCCGAGCTGAAGCGCATGTTCGTCGGCGAGCGCGCCCGCGGCCTGGGCGTGGCCGGCGCCCTGCTGCGCCGGATCGAGGCGGATGCAGCGGAGCGCGGCATCCGCCGCCTGGTGCTGGAGACGGGCGATCTGCACGCCTCCGCCCTCGCGCTCTACGGCAAGCACGGCTACCGGGAGATCCCGCAGTTCGGGCAATACATCGGCGAGGCGCACAGCATCTGCCTGGCGAAGCCGCTTGCCGGGGAGTAG
- a CDS encoding DEAD/DEAH box helicase: MSNNHNSSGRTAKNYDPSYAKGGSKGGPKGAGSRAPGHRGHRPEEGGPKKARWNADERAARAGGNDRPAYGNDRPARGNDRPSYGSDRGARSERPSYGDRAPRTDRPAYNNDRGNDRGNDRGERPSYGARSERPSYGADRGARSERPSYGDRPQRGNDRPSYGSDRGARSERPSYNNDRGNDRGARPAYGQGSERPAYGDRPQRGNDRPSYGSDRGARSERPSYNNDRGNDRGARPAYGQGSERPAYGDRPQRGNDRPSYGSDRGARSERPAYDANRNDRGDRPAYGQRPSYNDRPQRPERTERPAYNADRAPRKDFADRADRPRRNFDERPPRRDNFDRPGFQKSDRSDSSFYPKRDFSGTAGKGHFTPQDDVVLERLEAEAIQASDVVGMSFGDLGLGGNIVAALAELGAPSPFPIQAATIPDVLAGKDVLGRGKTGSGKTIAFGAPLVEKLMENGGGKKRAMSRKPRALILAPTRELALQIDRTVQPIARSVGLFTTQIYGGVPQHRQVGALQRGVDIIVGTPGRIEDLINQGRLDLSQVTITVLDEADHMCDLGFLEPVQRILRETADGGQKLLFSATLDKGVAALVKEFLPSPSVHEVAGEDQASSTIDHRVLLIEQRDKTRIIEQLADRDGKTLVFARTRAFAEQLADQLDDAGIPAVSLHGDLNQARRTRNLAQLTSGRVSVLVATDVAARGIHVDDIDLVIQADAPDEYKTYLHRAGRTGRAGKQGTVVTLIPKQRQRRMAELLERAEIEADFVQAFPGDALVSQIAGHAPANA, encoded by the coding sequence ATGTCGAATAACCACAATTCTTCGGGTCGCACGGCCAAGAACTACGATCCTTCCTACGCCAAGGGCGGCAGCAAGGGCGGGCCCAAGGGCGCCGGCTCTCGCGCACCCGGCCACCGCGGCCACCGTCCGGAAGAGGGCGGCCCCAAGAAGGCTCGCTGGAACGCCGACGAGCGCGCAGCCCGCGCCGGCGGAAACGACCGGCCCGCATACGGCAACGACCGCCCGGCCCGCGGCAACGACCGCCCGTCCTACGGCAGCGACCGTGGCGCGCGCTCCGAGCGCCCGTCCTACGGCGACCGCGCCCCGCGCACCGACCGCCCGGCCTACAACAACGACCGCGGCAACGACCGCGGCAACGACCGCGGCGAGCGTCCCTCCTACGGCGCCCGCTCCGAGCGCCCCTCATACGGCGCCGACCGCGGCGCACGCAGCGAGCGCCCCTCCTACGGCGACCGCCCGCAGCGCGGCAACGACCGCCCGTCCTACGGCAGCGACCGCGGCGCGCGTTCCGAGCGTCCCTCCTACAACAACGACCGCGGCAACGACCGTGGCGCACGCCCGGCCTACGGCCAGGGCAGCGAGCGTCCCGCCTACGGTGACCGCCCGCAGCGTGGCAACGACCGCCCGTCCTACGGCAGCGACCGCGGCGCGCGTTCCGAGCGTCCCTCCTACAACAACGACCGCGGCAATGACCGTGGCGCACGCCCGGCCTACGGCCAGGGCAGCGAGCGTCCCGCTTACGGCGACCGCCCGCAGCGCGGCAACGACCGCCCGTCCTACGGCAGCGACCGCGGTGCACGCTCCGAGCGCCCCGCATACGACGCCAACCGCAACGACCGCGGCGACCGCCCGGCCTACGGCCAGCGCCCGTCGTACAACGACCGCCCGCAGCGTCCGGAGCGCACCGAGCGCCCCGCCTACAACGCCGACCGCGCCCCGCGCAAGGACTTCGCCGACCGGGCCGACCGCCCGCGTCGCAACTTCGACGAGCGCCCCCCGCGCCGCGACAACTTCGACCGTCCCGGCTTCCAGAAGTCGGACCGCAGCGACTCGAGCTTCTACCCGAAGCGCGACTTCTCCGGAACCGCGGGCAAGGGCCACTTCACCCCGCAGGATGACGTCGTGCTCGAGCGCCTCGAGGCCGAGGCCATTCAGGCCTCCGATGTCGTCGGCATGAGCTTCGGCGATCTGGGCCTCGGCGGCAACATCGTTGCTGCCCTTGCCGAGCTCGGCGCACCGAGCCCGTTCCCGATCCAGGCTGCGACCATCCCCGACGTTCTCGCCGGCAAGGATGTACTCGGCCGCGGCAAGACCGGCTCGGGCAAGACCATCGCCTTCGGCGCACCGCTCGTCGAGAAGCTGATGGAGAACGGCGGCGGCAAGAAGCGCGCCATGTCGCGCAAGCCCCGCGCCCTGATCCTCGCCCCGACCCGCGAGCTCGCCCTGCAGATCGACCGCACGGTGCAGCCCATCGCGCGCTCCGTCGGCCTGTTCACCACGCAGATCTACGGCGGCGTGCCGCAGCACCGCCAGGTGGGCGCGCTGCAGCGCGGCGTCGACATCATCGTCGGCACCCCCGGCCGCATCGAGGACCTGATCAACCAGGGCCGCCTCGACCTCAGCCAGGTCACCATCACGGTGCTCGACGAGGCCGACCACATGTGCGACCTCGGCTTCCTGGAGCCGGTGCAGCGCATCCTCCGCGAGACCGCCGACGGCGGCCAGAAGCTGCTGTTCTCGGCCACGCTCGACAAGGGCGTCGCCGCCCTCGTCAAGGAGTTCCTGCCCTCCCCGTCGGTGCACGAGGTTGCCGGTGAAGACCAGGCCTCCTCGACCATCGACCACCGCGTGCTCCTCATCGAGCAGCGCGACAAGACCCGCATCATCGAGCAGCTGGCCGACCGCGACGGCAAGACCCTGGTCTTCGCCCGCACCCGCGCCTTCGCCGAGCAGCTCGCCGACCAGCTCGACGACGCCGGCATCCCGGCCGTCTCGCTGCACGGCGACCTCAACCAGGCCCGCCGCACCCGCAACCTGGCGCAGCTGACCAGCGGCCGCGTCAGCGTGCTGGTGGCCACGGATGTCGCGGCTCGCGGCATCCACGTCGACGACATCGACCTGGTGATCCAGGCCGACGCCCCCGACGAGTACAAGACGTACCTGCACCGCGCCGGCCGCACCGGCCGCGCCGGCAAGCAGGGCACCGTCGTGACGCTCATCCCCAAGCAGCGCCAGCGCCGCATGGCCGAGCTGCTCGAGCGCGCCGAGATCGAGGCCGACTTCGTCCAGGCCTTCCCCGGCGACGCACTCGTGTCGCAGATCGCCGGCCACGCGCCGGCCAACGCGTAG
- a CDS encoding collagen-like triple helix repeat-containing protein has product MTEANDRPDSASDPVPVGTPGSAPVGAPAGDPGGKPAAAVTRATLLWIGAGVVLLAFVASFLGSSMAAATAEPAPAPTVYVTATPEPSAPAPEPSEPPLDQAALDAMIAELMPTGSIVRAGVGAPSVDAGFDGDLYIDLQSANVYLRQDGVWTSVGNIKQNAAENLAGEQGEQGETGATGAQGEPGKPGKPGEPGVAGTQVSLGTGSPDPAAACGADGDIYLDTASMAFYTCSAGAWVAQQ; this is encoded by the coding sequence GTGACCGAAGCCAACGATCGACCCGACTCCGCCTCTGACCCCGTGCCCGTCGGCACCCCGGGGTCGGCGCCTGTCGGAGCGCCCGCCGGCGACCCGGGAGGCAAGCCGGCTGCGGCGGTCACCAGGGCCACGCTGCTCTGGATCGGGGCCGGCGTCGTGCTGCTCGCCTTCGTCGCCTCCTTCCTCGGATCCAGCATGGCCGCGGCGACGGCGGAGCCCGCCCCGGCGCCCACCGTCTATGTGACGGCGACGCCCGAGCCGAGCGCGCCGGCGCCCGAGCCGAGCGAGCCGCCGCTGGACCAGGCTGCGCTCGACGCGATGATCGCCGAGTTGATGCCAACCGGCTCGATCGTGCGGGCCGGCGTCGGGGCCCCGTCGGTGGACGCCGGCTTCGACGGCGACCTCTACATCGACCTGCAGAGCGCCAACGTGTACCTGCGTCAGGACGGCGTGTGGACCTCCGTCGGCAACATCAAGCAGAACGCCGCGGAGAACCTGGCCGGCGAGCAGGGCGAGCAGGGGGAGACAGGCGCGACCGGCGCCCAGGGCGAGCCGGGCAAGCCAGGCAAGCCGGGCGAGCCCGGGGTCGCCGGCACGCAGGTGTCGCTCGGCACGGGCAGCCCGGACCCGGCGGCCGCGTGCGGCGCGGACGGCGACATCTACCTCGACACCGCCAGCATGGCCTTCTACACCTGCTCCGCGGGGGCGTGGGTCGCGCAGCAGTAA
- a CDS encoding LbetaH domain-containing protein has protein sequence MSTNYVDIEDSAGVLRRYRHHANGRGFVSAEATVHRTAYIARGSYVDPGAEVHAEAQIGPDSWIEPGAIVGAEARLGARAHLAPHAVVGVRARLGNRVTVGKGARIGEGARVGDDETIPAGATIPGTRPVAPSRAHLGLAA, from the coding sequence ATGAGCACCAACTACGTGGACATTGAAGACAGCGCCGGCGTGCTGCGCCGTTACCGTCACCACGCGAACGGCCGCGGCTTCGTCTCGGCCGAGGCCACGGTGCACCGCACCGCCTACATCGCGCGGGGGAGCTACGTCGACCCCGGGGCCGAGGTCCATGCCGAGGCTCAGATCGGCCCGGACAGCTGGATCGAGCCGGGCGCGATCGTCGGAGCCGAGGCACGCCTGGGGGCGCGGGCCCACCTCGCGCCACACGCCGTCGTCGGGGTGCGGGCGCGGCTCGGCAACCGGGTCACCGTCGGCAAGGGTGCTCGCATCGGCGAAGGCGCCCGCGTGGGCGACGATGAGACGATCCCGGCCGGGGCCACCATCCCGGGCACCCGACCGGTCGCACCGAGCCGAGCCCACCTGGGGCTCGCCGCCTAG